ccgGGCCCCGCCCGCCGGCACCGCCTCCTGTCCGCACCTCCCCaggcccgggccgggccgggcagggctgaggcGGCTCCGCGGGCTGCCCGCCTCAGGGGCTCCGGCACGGCCTGAGAGGCTCCGGCACGGCCGCGGGACCCCCGCCCTGCCCGCACCGGTGCCATAGCTCCTGTCCAGCGAGCCCCGGAGCTCCTGCGGACCTCGGGCGAGCAGAAGCCCTCCGGATCCCGCTTCACCCCCGTCCCCAGCATGCGGACGCCGGCGGAGATGATCGtggggctggtgctgtgccccTGCGGGCTCCTGCTGACACTCACGGGCACGCTGGCACCCAGCTGGAGGCAGGTGAGCCTCGTACCTGACCAGCCCATGGACGTCATTTGGGAGCAGGGCATCTGGGACATATGCAGGGAGCGGCAGAGCACCCACGACCGCCTCTGCGGGCAGGCCGACGAGCTGGGCTACTTCGAGCAGGTGCCCGTGCGGGTGGCCCAAGGGCTGATGCCCTCCTCGCTCGTGGTCACCCTGGTGGGCTTGGtggtggctgccctgggtgttCGCTGCTGGCAGCCCGAGCCCCGGCACTTGGTGGCCGGCGTGGCAGGGCTGGTCCTGCTCCTCTCCGGGCTGATGAGCCTCGTGCCCAGCTCCTGGTACacccaggagctgtgggcactgcctgcCCCGCCTGGCAGCACGCTGACCGTAGGCTACAGCTTGGTGCTGAGCTATTTGGGAAGCTGTCTGGAAATCCTGGGGGGGCTGGCCCTCGCCCTTAGCTTCCATCACTGCTGCAAGGAGCGCAGAGCTCCCAAATTTCCCCCCACCCCTGGGACAGAGGCTGGCTCGGGCTCCAGTAGAGCTTACAACAAtccctgggatgtgctggaggATGAGAAAGATGGACAGCGCTGGGGGAGAAGCCCACCTTGTGACTCTGACTTGTAGCCCCGGCACTGGGATAGCAGTCAGCTCCCTGGCATCAAGAGCAGTGCTGGCCCCTGCAAGCCATGCCCTTCTCCTGGGGCCCCTCTGAACCCCTCTGGGTTCTCTCTTGCTGGAAAAAAGACCAAGGACCTGTTCTGAATATTTGCAACTTCCTCAAAAGtctgctgtgctccaggatCTACAACTGTGCCAAAGCCATGCTGGATTTGGAACCAGAGGTGGCTCcagtccctctgtgctgcttttacCTCATCTTCCTGTACCATGCACAGCAGCTTGGGCAGAGACAGCTTTGGTGCTCCCATGTAAACAACATACAGGTCAGAAGTGTGTAACCTTCAGAGCGGGCAGTAGGGGAGAGGAGCACCTGTCTCACATCTCTGCCCAGCTCAGGACTgtgcaaaaagcaaaataaattcaaaGCAACGGGTTTGTGCTGTGGGATGGTTATGGGCTTTCTGCCAGGCAGGTTGGGCTGAGAGCCAGCGGGCATGGCGCACCCAGCTTCCCTGTGTTTTGCCTGAAGCAGGGAGAAAAGGTCTGTAAAAGGCAACAGCTAGCTTTTATAGCACTTTCCCAAAGGACTTTCCCCCCATGGTCAAAATCAACTCTTGAAGAGATTTCTCCCTCCTGGAGCACAGCCACTTCAGGGTGGAGCGGGGAGGGTGGGGGGAAGTAAgatcacagaggaaaaaaatagcattttatttcccctttcaAAATTAGCTTGGTGTGAGGTGGTAAaactggtctcactggtttgTAAGGGACACTCAGGAGGTCAGAACTCCACTATAAAATCCTTCTCAGCCCCCTGCATAACAAGGTAAGAGCCTAGCCAGCTTCCTTGCAGAGTTATTTGGCCAGATTCTTATACCAGGTGTGCCCAAGGCACCCTGGTCAGCAAGCTAAACCTTGCTGCAGAGGGACAGTACTCAAGGGACAGTCTCAGAGACTGTGTTGGACTTGGAGACTTCCTGATAAACCTCCCAAGCGTTTTTTGTCTGCATTGTTACGTTCATTCCCTAGGTCTTAGACATCTAGAAAGAGCAAACCAatctcccctccccagcccacacAAACCACAAAGGCACAAGAGATGCTGCACAATGTTCCTTTATGAAATTACGGTGTTGATGTGAGATGGTCCtttcctcagcagggctggcagctcctgcagaaatcACAGATGGGTGTATCAGGGGTGAGTCCGACCCAACCTCTCCAAGCCCACCTTAGACCTTAGCACAGGGTGTGGGACTCTCCCACAGGCAGAGTGGGACAGCCCTGTCAGACTCTAGGCACTGTTGGTATTGCCCCTCTCCTtcagcaggagggcagagctTGCTTCATGAGTGGGCACCATGCCAGCACTGGGccctggggcactgcagggTGGCAGTGGGGTCCTTAGCAGGGCCTGTTCCAGATGCTACTCACCTCTTTCCCTTCATAAGCTTCATTCACAAATGTATCACTCTTGGGGGGaagctcttcctcctcctcatcctcttcctctGGATCACTTTCACGGTGGTACAGTGTCAGCACCCGAGTGGAAGCAGTGCTCGAGGTCCTGGAGAGGGAAAAATGCACACCGAGAATGGCACGGCCAACTCCTAGAGATGGGGCAGATCCCAAAGGCCTACCACAACCCCTGCTAACAGCCTGCTGGGGTGATTGCAGCTTCCCATATAACCCAGGAGTGCATCAGGACTCCACACTGTCCCTGGACAAGGAGACCCCGTCCCTCTATTTCCAGCTGTACCTggcccagtgcagccccagcgCTCACCTCCTCCGCCTGTCCCGCCTCCGCATGTAGGCCAGggcccccacagcagcagcagccagcagcaggagcacagccacCCCCAGCACAATGGgtcctgccaggggctgcaccTCGGCCTCCTCGCAGTAGTCGCCACGATAGCCCAGGGCGCAGTGGCACGTCACTCGGCCAGCCTCGATGGCACAGTCCCCGCGCAGGTTGCATGTCTcgctgctgcagggcacagcccccagcacctcctccgTGCTGGGGGGCACCACGAAGGGCTCTCCGTGCTCCTGGGGGCCAGGGGCGGCAGATAGGCTGGGCTGAGGCTGCCGAGGCTGGGGTGCAGCTATGGATGAGACTGGTTCCTGTTCTACGTGGGACATTCCTGATGGTGCCACTGCAGGGACCTGCGTCCCCACCTTCACTGAGGTGCCTGGAGAGATGGGCATGGATCAGCAGAGACACAGGTAAGACCCCTTGCCAAAGTGGGCGAGCCTGGGCAGGCTATCCCATGCCCAGGACCCTGGCACGCCAGGCTGTGGGTGGGCACTCACAGTCAGACTCATCGGAGCCGTCGGCACAGTCGGGGCGCCCATCACAGACCTGCTCTCTGGAGATGCAGCTCTGGAGGTCGGGGCAGGCCTGCAGCGGGGCGGGGCAAGGCGGTGCCAGCGCACACGCTGCCCCGTGCACCAGGTGGTACCCGGGAGAGCAGCGGCACTGCCGCCCTGCAGGgttgggcaggcagagctgggcacagcccccaTTGCTCTTTGCACAGCCATTGGTGCCTGCCAAAACAGCGCTCGTTAGCACAGCCACCGCAAGGCACAGCTGaaccctgcagctgccctgggctggggcagtcCCAGACCCACCTTCCTGTGAGAACTGGCTGTAAATCCTCATGGCtaccagctcctgctccatcgGGAACCAccagctctcagcctgctccagcCGGCAGTGCCAGATCTTGCTGGAGCCTGGAGACACATGGGGTCAGCActgctccacctcctcccacaagggtgcctgagctgggaggtGGGGGGGGGTCCCCTAGCTTGCCCTTGACCCCACAGAGGGGCAAGCCTGCACCCCACAGGGACTGGCAGAACCCCGTGTCCtagtgcagcaggaggagctgggcaaagcacagcagaCAGACCTACCATTGGTTGAGGTTGTGCTCCAGAGCAGAAAGCCTTCTCCTACGGCAAAGAGTGAGAGACCATGCAGCCCTTCCCGCACCAGCCGGAAGCGGGATCCATCCAGCTCAACACTGCTGATGCTTCCTCGCTCTGCAAGGCACAGGTGGGAGAGGCTTCAGTGTGGTGACAGAGAGGGCTCCAGGCTgcccctcagagctgtgccaggctgtgctttgCAGACTGAGTGCCTGCACCACTGCTACCGTCCCGCAGTGCCCCGGCTCCACCCTCACTCACCCTGGTCTGCCCAGTACAGCCTGgtgccagcacccccaaagGCAAGGCCAGTGGGAGCCCGGGCTCTCCTCCAGACCGCTCTGCGGCCAGTGCCGTCCATGGCCGCACACTCCACCACGGCGCCTCGCCCATGGCTGCCGGCTGCTGTGACAAAGCACATGGTGGAAGCACGAGGACACAGTGTCAGCCAGGcagcaccctgcagcccctcgCTGAGTAGTGCCAGGACCCACCGccccctgggagctgccacaTGGATGGTGGGTGGCTGGCCCCCAATCCAGTAAAGGTTCCCACTCAGCCAGTCCAAGGCCAGGGATGTCACCGTGCCCTCCACAGCTACTGCCTTCTTCCAGGACAGGCGTCCCCAGTCCTTCAGGCGCAGCAGTCCAATGGAATTGCCTCCCACTTCTGCAAAGTACAAACTCTTGTCTTTCACTGCGT
This sequence is a window from Melospiza georgiana isolate bMelGeo1 chromosome 5, bMelGeo1.pri, whole genome shotgun sequence. Protein-coding genes within it:
- the CLDN23 gene encoding claudin-23; this encodes MRTPAEMIVGLVLCPCGLLLTLTGTLAPSWRQVSLVPDQPMDVIWEQGIWDICRERQSTHDRLCGQADELGYFEQVPVRVAQGLMPSSLVVTLVGLVVAALGVRCWQPEPRHLVAGVAGLVLLLSGLMSLVPSSWYTQELWALPAPPGSTLTVGYSLVLSYLGSCLEILGGLALALSFHHCCKERRAPKFPPTPGTEAGSGSSRAYNNPWDVLEDEKDGQRWGRSPPCDSDL